The following proteins come from a genomic window of Drosophila sulfurigaster albostrigata strain 15112-1811.04 chromosome X, ASM2355843v2, whole genome shotgun sequence:
- the LOC133849380 gene encoding micronuclear linker histone polyprotein-like produces the protein MSRSTSVSAQYVPLLDSDKKSPRFLLNWVYDELGIQLEDLCVMKTGVIYCQLVHKLFPQVMDLNKVIFNCTLSVEIDKNFCLLHLAFAKLRIFRDAAQQECIKRLTNKKFLLWFHKFYMHNKKNTEERISRKSRRLSNEQVKRSSSIVIPSNPADQQGSHKIRVAPRSQSLVNRPEMLSKDAASSLAAEPCMMDFVSRIPKLRLTKWKKVETDSMGNSYQMFATSSNEASKEIIEIFFNKFQTAGKSISQKESANNDAPKQEELSNKDHSKQEYLNNGASNLEVCSNNDAFKQECSNNNAPKQKSLSNDAPKHEEVSNNDVPKRESPNSDNSKQESLSNDAPKQASVNNDPSKQEESSNKDAPNQACSKKDASKQASLNNDPSKQEESSNNDAPNQASSKKDASKQASLNNDPSKHASSSSNDALKQEEASNNGLKQEPSKKDKDKVSDKVSPMTDVDAMVDPRISRDHLDSIVKTLRSSAADDDDGHGEAIFELNERNNRLEEIVNKIRGYVTDTSLKSNKAVYKTRKTLYLYYKSRPELDHEF, from the exons ATGAGTAGATCCACTTCTGTCAGTGCTCAGTATGTTCCGCTTTTGGACAGCGATAAGAAGTCGCCTCGTTTTCTGTTAAATTGGGTCTATGATGAACTTGGTATTCAGCTCGAGGATCTCTGCGTGATGAAGACCGGCGTCATCTACTGTCAGTTGGTGCACAAACTCTTTCCCCAAGTGATGGATCTGAATAAGGTGATCTTCAATTGCACTTTGTCCGTTGAAATCGATAAAAATTTTTGCCTATTGCATCTTGCATTTGCCAAGCTACGCATCTTTCGGGATGCAGCGCAGCAGGAGTGCATTAAAAGGTTGACcaacaaaaagtttttgctctggtttcataaattttacatgcacaacaagaagaacacgGAAGAACGAATCAGTAGAAAGTCGCGTCGTTTATCGAACGAGCAAGtgaaacgcagcagcagcatcgtgATCCCCTCCAACCCAGCAGATCAGCAGGGATCACACAAAATTCGTGTGGCGCCGCGTTCACAGAGTCTGGTCAATAGGCCGGAGATGCTAAGTAAAGATG CAGCATCTTCATTGGCTGCTGAGCCTTGCATGATGGATTTCGTCTCGAGGATTCCTAAGCTCCGCTTGACCAAATGGAAAAAAGTCGAGACTGACTCCATGGGAAACAGCTATCAGATGTTCGCCACATCATCGAATGAGGCATCAAAAGAGATCATAGAGatctttttcaataaatttcagaCAGCAGGGAAATCCATTTCACAGAAAGAGTCTGCAAATAATGATGCTCCAAAGCAGGAAGAGTTGTCGAATAAAGATCATTCTAAGCAGGAATATTTAAACAATGGGGCTTCAAATCTGGAAGTATGCTCAAACAATGACGCTTTTAAGCAGGAGTGTTCAAATAATAATGCTCCAAAGCAGAAGTCCTTAAGCAATGATGCTCCAAAGCATGAAGAGGTTTCAAATAATGATGTTCCAAAGCGGGAGTCTCCAAACAGTGATAATTCTAAGCAGGAATCTTTAAGCAATGATGCTCCAAAGCAAGCATCCGTAAACAATGATCCTTCAAAGCAGGAGGAGTCTTCAAACAAAGATGCTCCAAATCAGGCATGTTCAAAAAAAGATGCTTCAAAGCAAGCATCCTTAAACAATGATCCTTCAAAGCAGGAGGAGTCTTCAAACAACGATGCTCCAAATCAGGCATCTTCAAAAAAAGATGCTTCAAAGCAAGCATCCTTAAATAATGATCCTTCAAAGCATGCTTCTTCCTCAAGCAATGATGCATTAAAGCAGGAAGAAGCTTCAAATAATGGTTTAAAGCAGGAGCCTTcaaaaaaagataaagataaagtGTCAGATAAAGTGTCACCAATGACAGATGTCGATGCGATGGTCGATCCTAGGATCAGCAGAGACCACCTGGACTCAATTGTCAAAACTCTGCGCTcctctgctgctgatgatgatgatggccaTGGTGAAGCAATTTTCGAGCTGAACGAACGGAATAATAGACTTGAGGAGATAGTCAATAAGATAAGGGGCTATGTTACCGACACATCGCTAAAATCCAATAAGGCAGTGTATAAGACCCGCAAGACTTTGTACTTGTATTATAAGAGCAGGCCTGAGCTGGATCACGAATTTTAA
- the LOC133848163 gene encoding heparan-alpha-glucosaminide N-acetyltransferase, producing MSFLVEYTDPHWRDLDMRELSVDQAYLYLESQYAEHSYLYTLSDNCYTCPYTKVKSLPPDTGALVETVSSDYALSFKIYAHDQGHYAYDNVSALCALRRSDLQEFGVYNLTLLSNGSCNFAVDKPGVPINYAFLSVFVLVAAFLILLKLLSCAWHRYRYDEAAAVADSIGDAAAKATQRKRLRSLDTFRGLSIVLMIFVNSGGGGYQWIEHAAWNGLHLADIVFPSFLWIMGVCIPLSIKAQLSRGISKSQICLRIVWRACKLFAIGLCLNSASGPQLEQLRLMGVLQRFGIAYLIAGVLHTLCSRRDQLSPQRAWQRAIYDICLFSGELAVLLALIATYLGLTFGLPVPGCPLGYLGPGGKSQNAANPKCIGGAAGYVDELVLGQAHIYQHPTAKYVYDATAFDPEGIFGCVLSVVQTLLGAFAGVTLLVHPTWQSRLKRWLLGALLLGLLGGALCGFSRENGIIPVNKNLWSLSFVFVTVALALLLLSLLYYVIDVRQWWSGYPFTECGMNAIIMYVGHTVMHRMLPWHWRIGAMNTHFLLLLESVWNTLVWVGIALYLDSRQFYYSL from the exons atgtCGTTTCTGGTCGAGTACACGGATCCCCATTGGCGGGATCTGGATATGCGTGAATTGAGCGTCGATCAAGCGTATTTGTATCTGGAATCACAGTACGCCGAGCATAGTTATCTCTATACGCTATCGGACAACTGCTATACG TGTCCCTATACCAAAGTGAAGTCTCTGCCGCCTGATACTGGGGCGTTAGTGGAAACGGTTAGCTCAGACTACGCGTTgagctttaaaatttatgcacaCGATCAGGGTCACTATGCCTACGATAATGT TTCAGCTTTGTGCGCGTTGCGTCGCAGCGATCTTCAAGAATTTGGCGTCTACAATCTCACACTGCTCTCAAACGGCAGCTGCAACTTTGCTGTGGACAAACCGGGTGTACCCATCAATTATG CATTCCTTTCTGTATTCGTTCTGGTGGCCGCATTCCTCATTCTGCTGAAGCTTCTCAGCTGTGCCTGGCATCGTTATCGCTATGACGAAGCTGCCGCCGTTGCTGATAGCATTGGCGATGCTGCCGCTAAGGCGACGCAGCGCAAAAGGCTGCGCAGTCTGGACACGTTTCGCGG TTTGTCCATTGTGTTGATGATATTCGTGaacagcggcggcggcggttaTCAATGGATCGAGCATGCCGCCTGGAATGGTCTCCATTTGGCCGACATCGTCTTCCCCAGCTTCTTGTGGATCATGGGCGTCTGCATTCCGCTCTCGATCAAGGCTCAACTGTCGCGTGGCATCAGCAAATCTCAGATTTGCCTCCGCATCGTGTGGCGTGCCTGCAAACTGTTTGCAATCGGTCTCTGCCTCAATTCGGCGAGTGGCCCGCAACTGGAGCAACTGCGTCTGATGGGCGTCCTGCAGCGTTTCGGCATCGCTTATCTCATTGCCGGCGTGTTGCACACGCTCTGCAGTCGACGCGATCAGCTGAGTCCACAGCGTGCCTGGCAACGTGCCATCTACGACATCTGCCTCTTCAGCGGCGAGTTGGCTGTGCTCCTCGCCCTCATTGCCACCTATTTGGGCTTGACCTTTGGCCTCCCCGTGCCGGGTTGTCCGCTGGGCTACCTCGGTCCCGGGGGCAAGTCACAGAATGCCGCCAATCCCAAGTGCATTGGCGGTGCTGCTGGCTATGTGGATGAGCTTGTGCTTGGCCAGGCGCACATCTATCAGCATCCGACGGCCAAGTATGTCTACGATGCCACAGCCTTCGATCCCGAGGGCATCTTTG GCTGCGTCTTGAGCGTGGTGCAAACTTTGCTGGGCGCCTTCGCAGGCGTCACTCTGCTGGTGCATCCCACTTGGCAGTCGCGTCTCAAGCGCTGGCTGCTTGGGGCTTTGCTGTTGGGATTGCTGGGCGGTGCCTTGTGTGGATTTTCGAGGGAGAACGGAATCATTCCGGTGAACAAGAATCTGTGGTCGCTGTCGTTTGTCTTTGTCACAGTCGCGTtggctttgctgctgctctcgctGCTCTACTATGTGATCGATGTGCGTCAATGGTGGTCCGGTTATCCATTCACCGAGTGCGGCATGAATGCGATCATCATGTATGTGGGACACACAGTGATGCATCGAATGTTGCCCTGGCATTGGCGCATTGGGGCGATGAACACgcattttctgctgctgctcgagagCGTGTGGAACACTCTCGTCTGGGTGGGCATCGCTCTCTATCTGGACAGTCGACAGTTCTACTACAGTCTCTAA
- the LOC133848717 gene encoding heparan-alpha-glucosaminide N-acetyltransferase-like yields the protein MSLLDKMSFLVEYTEPQWRDLDMRSLLVDQAFVYLESQYPETTYLYYLTDHCYTCPYSMIKPLPAGNISAEPVDTAYAASWKIYSEDQGPYGFDNVSAMCTVSRARLEEFSVHNLTLFANGSCNFVMDKPGVNVNYAFLSVFLITAAFLLLLKLFCYGWRRYRYAKTIVLADNANDEADESTQQRKARLRSLDTFRGLTIVLMIFVNNDGGDYKWIAHAYWNGINLADIVYPNYMWMMGVCIPFSIKAQLSRGISKSTICWRIFCRACKLYALGIFWNSMFSLQLESMRQMGVLQRLGISYLVVALLQTLCTRRKLLDGRDLLPFCVQLIVFLALVATYLGVTFGLPVPNCPLGYLGPGGTSQNLAHQLCTGGAAFLVDRLLGTMNLSEAYGATDLYNTYPFDPEGPFGSVMAVAHVILGSFVGISIQLLPAWQSRLKRWLLGALLLGLLGGGLCGFSKEEGLIPLNKTLWSLSFVCVMVAMSLVLYSLIYYVVDVQQLWSGYPFTECGMNGIILFLGHLFILNVLPWHWAIGAMNTHFLRLCENVWCTMIWVAIALYLHKRKFYYHL from the exons atgtctcTTCTTGACAAAATGTCGTTTCTGGTAGAATATACGGAGCCCCAATGGCGGGATCTGGATATGCGTTCACTGCTTGTGGATCAAGCCTTTGTATATCTGGAGTCGCAATATCCCGAAACCACTTATCTATATTATCTGACCGATCACTGTTATACG TGTCCTTACTCCATGATAAAACCTCTGCCGGCTGGTAACATTTCTGCAGAGCCTGTAGACACTGCCTATGCTGCAAGCTGGAAAATATATAGCGAAGATCAGGGGCCATATGGGTTCGATAATGT CTCTGCAATGTGCACGGTGTCTCGAGCACGTCTGGAAGAATTTAGTGTTCATAATTTGACGCTTTTTGCGAATGGCAGCTGCAACTTTGTCATGGACAAGCCAGGAGTGAATGTCAATTACG CGTTTCTCTCTGTATTTCTGATAACGGCTGCATTTCTGCTGCTATTAAAGCTTTTCTGCTACGGCTGGCGACGTTATCGATATGCGAAAACTATCGTCCTTGCCGATAACGCAAACGATGAAGCCGACGAATCAACGCAACAGCGCAAGGCGCGTCTTCGCAGCCTGGACACATTTCGCGG TCTGACCATTGTGCTAATGATATTTGTGAACAACGACGGCGGTGATTACAAGTGGATCGCTCACGCTTACTGGAATGGCATCAACTTAGCGGACATTGTCTATCCCAACTACATGTGGATGATGGGCGTCTGCATTCCGTTCTCGATCAAGGCGCAACTGTCGCGTGGCATCAGCAAATCCACGATTTGTTGGCGCATCTTCTGCCGCGCCTGCAAACTATATGCTCTGGGCATATTCTGGAATTCGATGTTTTCCCTCCAACTGGAAAGTATGCGTCAGATGGGCGTGCTGCAACGTTTGGGAATTAGCTACTTAGTGGTTGCCCTCTTGCAAACGCTGTGTACTCGTCGCAAGCTGCTCGACGGCCGTGATCTTCTTCCATTTTGTGTGCAGCTCATCGTGTTCCTCGCTCTAGTCGCCACCTATCTGGGCGTGACCTTTGGCCTCCCCGTGCCCAATTGTCCGCTGGGTTACCTTGGCCCCGGTGGCACGTCACAGAATCTTGCCCATCAACTTTGCACGGGAGGCGCCGCTTTCCTAGTGGATCGGCTGTTGGGCACGATGAACTTATCTGAAGCATATGGTGCGACAGATCTTTACAACACGTATCCCTTTGACCCGGAGGGTCCCTTTG GTAGTGTGATGGCCGTGGCGCACGTTATTCTGGGCTCCTTTGTTGGCATCTCCATTCAGTTGCTTCCCGCTTGGCAGTCGCGTCTCAAGCGCTGGTTGCTCGGCGCTTTGCTCTTGGGGTTGCTCGGTGGCGGCTTGTGTGGCTTCTCCAAGGAAGAGGGCCTCATACCCCTTAACAAAACTCTCTGGTCGCTTTCGTTTGTCTGCGTCATGGTTGCCATGTCTTTGGTGCTGTACTCGCTAATATACTATGTGGTTGATGTGCAGCAGCTGTGGTCGGGATATCCTTTCACTGAATGTGGCATGAATGgcatcattttgtttttgggtcaTTTGTTTATACTTAATGTGTTACCCTGGCATTGGGCGATTGGAGCGATGAACACGCATTTTCTGCGGTTGTGCGAAAACGTATGGTGCACTATGATTTGGGTGGCCATTGCTCTATATCTGCATAAGCGAAAGTTCTATTATCATCTTTAA
- the LOC133847978 gene encoding TBC domain-containing protein kinase-like protein yields the protein MANATAATNTGTSASAVNNSNKLETRRLCALTFFAKLHPGDVCGSNGLPLTPNSIAILGRSQRLKQLQHANLCQYLDVVRGKHERTIVVSEYVGHTLEEHVKRHANTPLSNTQLLRIFYQVANALDVLHAHKLVVHNLEPRHILIEQRQQQLEQVKLFNYGLHHMTKGGAYVPFPLGNVRYMAPERLLGANGSIKSDVWSWGMLLLEQLLHVELWPRLKLSNIAWKLLAFVRSNSSSSSGGALVLEKIAREHQRWEMYQELPHELRHLLERCLSVLPAQRPLPSELLQHKCFADAAEMLQAASEHQQLEQLPLLLRCPLAQIYHLWQLAGGDVQAELKKEGLIRSEAPILALPQIVRLSGSSVCPPRSQSYLMDERIVLLKLQPLLQRLSRLPASVYFPLLQSQPRRQQQQQQQQQQQQQELQQQLPLLIRERDIEYQFRRVRLFTRLLHGFPHTAEQLQREAAIDIPPLLRGPVWAALLGVLPNASYGKIDKFTATTTDRQIEVDIPRCHQYDELLSSPDGHRKLKRLLKAWVTAHPQYVYWQGLDSLTAPFLYLNFNNEELAFLSLFRFIPKYLQWFFLKDNSAIIKEYLSKFSQLSAFHEPLLAQHLSSINFIPELFAIPWFLTMFSHVFPLHKILHLWDKLMLGDSSYPLFIGIAILKQLKSTLLSSGFNECILLFSDLPDIVMENCVIESQKMYECTPKSITHRQHALRTQAPHVLDIGLAEVELQHLQSEQCPRISAKDVYQLLQQAPNELALIDLRSVVEYSRVHVPHSINIPFATVLLGEQRLEALNVPYLEAQLRGRIVVCVSNIHQHAVEFSHFLVACGVLRTCILHKGFNVLHSIEPNILISN from the exons ATGGCcaacgcaacagcagcaacaaacacaggaacatcagcatcagcagtgaataacagcaacaaattggaGACGCGACGCCTGTGCGCTTTAACATTCTTTGCCAAGCTGCATCCGGGCGATGTGTGTGGCAGCAATGGATTGCCTTTAACGCCCAATTCGATTGCAATTCTGGGGCGTTCCCAGCGActgaagcagctgcaacatgcGAATCTCTGTCAGTACTTGGATGTGGTGCGTGGCAAGCATG AACGCACCATTGTGGTGTCGGAGTATGTGGGCCACACGCTGGAGGAGCATGTGAAGCGGCATGCCAACACACCGCTGAGCAACACACAATTGCTGCGCATCTTCTATCAGGTGGCCAACGCTCTGGACGTGTTGCATGCGCACAAACTCGTCGTCCACAATCTGGAGCCACGGCACATACTCAtcgagcagcggcagcaacagttggAGCAGGTAAAGCTCTTCAACTATGGCCTGCATCACATGACCAAGGGCGGCGCCTATGTGCCCTTTCCGTTGGGCAATGTGCGCTATATGGCGCCCGAACGTTTGCTCGGCGCCAACGGGAGCATCAAGAGCGATGTGTGGTCGTGGGggatgttgctgctggagcAGCTGTTGCATGTGGAACTGTGGCCCCGTCTCAAGCTGAGCAACATTGCCTGGAAGCTGTTGGCATTTGTgcgcagcaatagcagcagcagcagcggcggagCTTTGGTGCTGGAGAAGATTGCACGCGAACATCAGCGCTGGGAGATGTATCAGGAGTTGCCCCACGAGTTGCGTCACCTGCTCGAGCGTTGCTTGAGTGTGTTGCCAGCTCAGCGTCCACTGCCCTCGGAGTTGTTGCAGCACAAATGCTTTGCCGATGCCGCTGAAATGTTGCAAGCGGCTTCGGAACATCAGCAGCTGGAGCaattgccgctgctgttgcgctGTCCGCTGGCACAGATCTATCATCTGTGGCAGCTGGCTGGCGGCGATGTCCAGGCCGAGCTGAAGAAGGAGGGATTAATACGCAGCGAGGCGCCGATATTGGCTCTCCCGCAAATTGTTCGACTGAGCGGATCGAGCGTTTGTCCGCCTCGGAGTCAATCGTATTTGATGGACGAACGGATTGTGCTGCTGAAGTTGCAGCCGCTGTTGCAACGTTTGAGTCGCCTCCCCGCCAGCGTTTATTTCCCGCTGTTGCAGTCGCAACCAcgccggcaacaacaacagcagcaacaacaacagcagcagcaacaagagctgcaacaacaactgccacTTTTGATCAGGGAACGCGACATCGAGTATCAATTTCGACGCGTCCGTCTCTTCACCCGCCTTCTACACGGCTTTCCACACACCGCCGAGCAGCTGCAACGTGAGGCAGCCATCGATATTCCGCCGCTGTTGCGCGGACCCGTCTGGGCCGCTCTCCTCGGTGTCCTGCCCAATGCCAGCTATGGGAAGATCGATAAGTTCACAGCGACTACAACCGATCGACAGATCGAGGTCGATATTCCCCGCTGTCATCAGTATGATGAGCTGCTCTCCTCCCCCGACGGGCATCGCAAGCTGAAACGTCTGCTCAAGGCTTGGGTGACCGCCCATCCGCAGTACGTTTACTGGCAGGGACTCGACTCGCTGACGGCGCCCTTTCTCTATCTCAACTTCAACAACGAGG AGCTAGCATTTCTGAGTTTGTTTCGCTTCATACCGAAGTATCTGCAGTGGTTCTTCCTGAAGGACAACTCGGCCATCATCAAGGAATACCTGAGTAAATTCTCGCAGCTGAGCGCATTTCATGAGCCGCTGCTCGCCCAGCATTTATCGAGCATCAACTTTATACCCGAACTCTTTGCCATACCCTGGTTTCTCACCATGTTCTCGC ATGTATTTCCGCTGCACAAGATACTGCATCTGTGGGATAAACTGATGCTGGGCGATAGTTCGTATCCGCTTTTTATTGGCATTGCGATACTGAAGCAGCTGAAGAGCACGCTGCTCAGTTCGGGCTTCAACGAGTGCATTCTGCTCTTCTCCGATCTGCCCGACATTGTCATGGAGAACTGTGTGATCGAGTCACAAAAGATGTACGAATGCACGCCCAAGAGCATCACGCATCGACAGCACGCATTGCGCACTCAAGCGCCGCATGTTTTG GACATTGGACTGGCGGAGGTGGAGCTGCAGCATCTGCAGTCGGAGCAGTGTCCTCGGATCAGTGCCAAGGATGTTTaccagctgctgcagcaggcGCCCAACGAGCTCGCTCTCATCGATCTGCGCAGCGTTGTCGAGTATTCCCGGGTCCATGTGCCGCATAGCATCAACATTCCGTTTGCGACGGTGCTCCTTGGCGAGCAGCGTCTCGAGGCCCTCAATGTGCCCTATTTGGAGGCACAACTGCGCGGTCGCATTGTCGTCTGTGTCAGCAACATACATCAGCATGCCGTGGAG TTCTCGCACTTTCTGGTTGCCTGTGGTGTGCTGCGCACCTGCATTCTACACAAGGGCTTCAACGTCCTCCACTCCATTGAGCCAAATATACTCATCTCGAATTAA